TGAACGCATTTCCTAAACTGCTCTTCGATTGGTCAGACTTAACATGCGGGGAAATTCCAACGGAACTCATGGAAGTAGacaaaaagaggagaaaagCCAGAAGACAAAATGCACTTTTGCAAGTCTTACTATGTAGAGACAACTAGCCCTAGCTAGCAATTGGGTCTGTTCGAGATCACGTTCTTACCACAAACTAACCGCTCCAGGACTGTTTGCGccgcttttggtgcgcatcCGAGTGTGATTGCTGCATTCACACCTGCCCAAAACGGACCGCACCAAGGGGGAAAACAAACTCTAGtccgattcaaccgaactaaatgGTGTGAAAGCCTCCTTAAAGTACCTTTATAGCGTCCATGAGTTGTGTGCCACAACCCCTGCTGCAGCAGTTGCAGACAAAACTACGATAACTAACTTCCCATTGTTTTCTGAACACCTGCATGCACCTGTCTCTTTCATCTCGCCCATTGTCTTTCCCCCCCTGGGAGGCGGCacagtttgaaaacccctgatTTAGACTGTAACCAACCTTCTTTTATAGTAAGAAGGGAAGAAGTGTACTGAGAGCATTTGCTTACTGCTTTGACTAGACTTTGATGCTTTTTGGTGACTATACCTTTTTAATATAATGTTGTCCATGTCTGAGAAAGAAAAGTGGCTTTGACAGAAAACTGAAGGTGTCTTTTTAATCTTTGAATTGTGTGCAGAGGCCGAGCATGTTGCTGTAATTGTGGACAATAGGCTCTTTAAGTCATTGACTTTTAAATTGAGTTTCTGTTGTGCTGTGGGTGGCAGATTTTTGGCTACAAACACATTGTTCCCCTTTTAGCCGATTGGCTGCTGAGTTGAATGTCCGCCCATTTGGATTCTGTTGTTCAGGAGCCATGGCTGTGTCAGTGTACATACTGTAAAGATGTATATGTAGGAGTTATTTATCTACATAAAGATCATGATGCTACTCTGGAAATTTCAGGTGAAATGTATTTGAAAATATGTAGCATTTTATTTGTCACTTTGGCGGTCATTAAGACAACAGACCAACACAGAAAGGTTTTTAGTTTTTAGCAGTGCAATATTATCGTTCCAATCACAGCCAGGCAAACCCGCTATCTCAgcagctcaacagtgaccgcccactttttgaTCGGCTCTGGTTCCGTAAGTGATTTTCACTAGTCAATATCTCCATTGACGTTCCATTAAATGTTTATATAACaagcctggaaccaagccaaccagctatgAGATGAATCGTGACCATAACAGATTTGATTTGGcgcaaaataacattttgaaaacagcaaaaaaggcaaaggtacaacaAGACTGGGTACAGAAACGATCagagacttcaatggtagcagcCAGCCATAGCCACTCGCGGGTGCGGTAAACATTGCCATCGTAACAGCgggctccaccaatcagagacgtcacTGTTGCGCTTAgaattgtgggtagtgtagtacttctccatgCTATTGCGAATAAAAGATGTTTTTCTTAAAGGTTCCATGGCATGAATATTTAACTTTGAGGTTTttgtaacattaatatgagttcccccagcctgcctatggtcccccagtggctagaaatggtgataggtgtaaaccgagccctgggtatcctgctctgcctttgagaaaatgaaagctcagatgggccaatcaggaatcttccctttatgacatcataaggggaaaggttgcctctcctttctctgctttgcccggccagagaatttggcccacccatgagagatagagagagacatcatggctttcaaacgagcaaagtggcagttggtcaaggccacaaccccaccctccaccttgccccccctccaccttgccccccccccctctcctcctcaatagcatttaaagctacagacacagaaatggcacatcctaatgAAAGCTcgttgtgggactggctctagtggctgtaattctgcaccgaggctgaatttcaggaaagagacttcagatacagtattaggggaccactaaggcctatataaaagcatccaaaaagcagcatgtcataggacctttaaaataaggttgatttcatacagactatCTAAAAACTATCTTTTCACAACCTCGTAGCttgtggtcagtctacctcggatggtttagacatcatggctgataatcaaaatccttatggagaaaatgaatgtgatttttacttccggaaccacactgttgagctctattcaAGCTACAGGCAATCCACAGtctgaaatcacacacacacacacacacacacacacacacacacacacacacacacaccacctgcAGTTGTGTTTCACACCACGTGAAAACTATTTGTATCTGATCTACTGTTGACCtctgctgtctctctttacaACAGTCAACTGCTGAGCGTTTTATAGGACTTACTGTACCTATTTTTCAAACTGTAGTGTTTTACAAAACCTTTGAAATATAACTGGAGACTGGTTTTTCAGCGAGCAGTGATGGATGCATGAAAAAAAGGTGAAACCCCATAACGAAGCAGCTCTATTTAACAAGCTGTTGCATGTCATCCAGTTGGATTGGAAGTACTTAACCTTCATGCTTAACAATAATACACCAGTTGTCCACTATGTCCTCACTGtttaatgaaatatatatatcaaacCATTCTGCTGATTATATGTGAGAATATTACAATTTTTTTGCCACATTTGGATACGACGCTTAGAGACCTACAGAGGTTTATCTTCAGCTCAGTTTTAGAGATTACATTCAAGTTTGATATGCTCTGATTTGAAAGTATTTCACTTTATTTGAACCctgttatttagcatttataagcagtacaaacacatacaaacatattgTAACACAACACATAATGTTATATAATTATTACACTGTATTTATTTGTAACAATGTCAACTCTTCCTACACTAGAGCCTTTTCTAAAACGCTCTGAAGAAGGCTTTCTGCCAAAATGTGTCAGCGTTGATTTATTGTGATGTTAGCCTATAATTAAATAAGTGAAATGACATTATTTTGTCCACTTTaacttaacatttttttttttttataactgacTACAAACATAGTGTTACAACCCTTTTATTCAGTGTTAATATTGTGCTTGTAAATGCTAAACAAGGGGctttaaaataaagtattatTTCTCTGTATGCTGTTAGCACCTGTATACAAAAGGCCATTACCTCTTCTTACATGATTGGAAAGTGTTATCCTTTTAATTCATAACATTAACTGATAAAAGCACTGTGTGTACTTGATTAACAACACCAGTCAGTTGTTTTCAGACAGAGGATACAGTAGGTACTAATGTCTCCTATAGTTCATATATGTGTTCAGGCAGATCGGGCTGCCCTGCGCCCCCCGTGTCCCGGCTctctctctaccattgtctgtTCTGTGGAATAAATACAATTGGACGGTAAATCTACATGTGTACGTGTGAGTTTATTAGCCCTGCTACAGTGGGTCTGTTGGTCGGTTTCAACATTTTCAACATACATTAAGTATCTCAAcaaatattggatggattgttATGAAATATTGACACTTTGGTGtcgacatttgtggttttgagggAAAGATCTCGACAGCTAATATACTTTTCTACCCATCCCTTTTCTTCTACAGTAGTCTTCATCATCTAATCAAAATTAATACATCCAATActtgaccaaatacctattaaactaatgacattcacaGCTGTACCTTATTTAGTGCTAACTGCTAATTAGGCTAACATGCTGTAGCAGCTTGACaaagattatatttttaattgtgtgCAGTCAACCCTACAAATATGAAACCCAAAATCCAACCCCAATGTATAAATTTAAATTTTAGTACCGTAGTTTATTAACTTAAATGAGTCCTTAACAGTTGAAAGTCAAGTTTAACCCTGTAGTTGTCCTACTGTCCAGGAAGTAGTCAGGAGACAGAAatgctattaaattgaataaaacactcaaaattcaatggaagaaATTATGTTATTTTTACCTGTGAAGAATGTTGTATATGGCTTCCATACAACGTCCATGCATCCTTGGTTGTAAGAAAccaatatttctgatataaaaatataaaaaactttaaaaaatggtcaaatttgacccgagggcAACACAAGGATTAACAAGAGTCCAtatcaaccatagactgtatataagaatggatcaacagatcccgttgctctggacggtaactcctctactatgagacagtaagtctcgtggttatgacccaatcgttagcctatttttataaaaacgtctgctacggagccataacgtgaggtacaaggtaatggagccttttatacattgtcgtgtttctttagaaataaacaatggacaaatagagtctttaaattcttcagatgtaaagttattcgctgtcaaagtgacgtcaaaatgaatggcagtcaatgggatcaaaatggcgccataagaGGTTcgtggtccgaggagaagcttacccccttgatatCAACAAACAAACGGCAAAAGAACAGTTTGACAGTGGACGCAATATAAaggccaacaaaaacaaaaccaagtGACCCCTCTTGTGAGTTATAAACCTAGACTAAGAAGGTTATAAACCAGCTGTAAGTCTTCGGAAACACCGTTGTTGCcatggttgttgccatggttgtTGCCTGCAGTAGTCcggccatggatgtattaagagaaccggccggtgagcagcagcagccggcTCCAGGGAACAGACCCAACAGACGGCCTGGGAGCCGGGCTGTTTGTTGGTAGATTTATGGAGGATGAACTACGAAGGACGGACGTTTTGTGTTGTTGCCAGCGGTTACGAGTGATTTGAAGCTAACCGGTTGTGTCACTATGTTCGACCATAGGTATATAAATGACGTGTTCGACGGACTGAACTTATTCTACTGGTAAGCCAACGCGCGCCATTTTAGCTTGAACCCCGTAGCTGAGGCGGGGCGAGGGGTACGTGAGCGCTTTTTCTACGTTTTTCCGTCGCTGTTTTTGaggtttgtcacttttttaaaaaagtttttattgctttttgtcactattttcgacTTGTTCTTGCTTTCcattccttccttttttctacggtcttctttttttctctacaagtcgcttttttcaaaaaacaattctgcctttttcaaggtttttgacactttttccgaagtttgtcttccttctttctactgtttttTTACAAGTCTGTCGCTTTTTACGAAGTTTTTGTCGCTCTTTTctaagtttttgatactatctTCCACtaattcttgccttccttctttctttctaccaactttttacgtttttttaaaaagtttttttcatttaattttcatttaaatgtttttcagtaaaTCTAttgctggtcagggggtacttggcttaaaaacacaattcaaatagTGTACATTATTGAATAAAGAACCACTGGTATAGAGGATCTTTAATGATAATCAACCGGCGATGTTTTAAAGACGGCTGGAAGGTCTTTTAAAAACACTTATCGCAGTTCTTAAGGTACAATATTCTGTCCGCTGCACGACAAAAAAAGAAGGTAAAGGTACTTTAgatatttagatatattttgagaccttttttttatatttacatcGAACAAATTTGGGCTGAGAACTACAGACAGGGTAGTAATGAAACTCGGAAATAATTGAGAGACTGACTTTTTGGTCTTTTCACTGGATTtgtggacaaaaacaaaatatttaacTATTTTGTCAAAGACGCAcattattttctgcaaatcaTTGAGCTCTCAATAAGTTCCCACAAATGATTAAAGAACAATagaaacagaaaaatgtaaGATCTGAATCTATGAACTCTAGTGTctgtaaaatgtgaataaataaagTCTGTCAGAAGTAACAAATACACCATAATCTTAACATTTAAACGTGTTTACAGAATAAATAAGTACAGCAACAAGAAGTAGAGTTTCTTTATTTTGGCAAATGAAAAATTACTGTTTAAGTAATTGTTGTATGGAACACTGAAAACAAGTGCTTTGTCTTTGATTATAGTGCCCCCATCAGGCCATTGAATGTAATGCaagtttaattttgttttaagcTTTCTCTCAatcagacatattacatacagtatcaacacaaacacacagtggctcattttacacacaaactCCACATGCCCTGTTCAACCCTGAGCTGTAACAAGAGGGACGAACAGGAATAAAATCCTCCAAATATTGCACAAAATGAGAAAAGTTGTTTATAAAATTGGCCAAAGTGAGGATAAGCTATGATTTGACtctataaaaatgtattttaaacataatttttcagcttttttgttttaaaatgaagcACTTGTGACttgtcacacatacaaaaccttataaatacatttcacaGAGGGATAAAAGAGCAAAGACGGTCTGCTCTTTGGTTTTACAGATGGACGGATGCATGATGGGAAGCGATGGCAGCCTGTACAGCAAAGAGGTTGAGGACAGACCAAACGCACAGGAGACAGTAAGTCATAAAACCACAGCTGAGCTACATCAGCTCTTGACCTCCTCAGTGGCAGGCCTTCACCTTTCTGAAGTCAATATTACAGTGAAATATCATATATTTGATGTGTTTCTATAGTGCACGAGGCCTCTTCGGGGTTATCTGTTGGCTAGCTTGCTCCTCTTCCTGGAGTGCAGAACGGAAAGACTTGACTTTATCTGAAAGAGGAGAGAATTTCACAGCACAGGTTACCAGTGGTGGAGTGTAACTACGTACAGTTACTGTACCAGTACTGCACTTAAAAGGACAAATTTGTGGTATTTGTGGAGTCTTTTCCTCTCATGCCGCTTTCTACTGAAGACTTATTCAGTAGATGTGTAAATCTCAACTTTtatcacaatacaatattattagggctgtcctcgactaaagaaattcttagtcgactaacacttatatgattttgtcgattaatcgattagttgatgtaatcgacagagctgtgctctttgagaggtggttaagactagaaaagcacaatataaatgtagttaatgaaccatctgtaaaactgagtttctccacaattaatcctgcaaaagcaccactttaaatcttgtgtttaccagaaatgtgctcataagtttcttggaaatgagtaattaagcatgaataagcataaaaaatgactcatcaactaaagaaatcttagtcgactaagaccaaaacgaccgattagtcgactaagaggtggcagccctaaatATTATATTGACTCTTTGAACAACAGTTTGCTGATATCACAAGTCTGCCATGATACGGTTTGgattttgatttatttcaggggactgCGATGGATACGAGACAATAATCATGAGCCCATTTCACACAATCAGTTACATTTATTTCAACTCACAAAAAGCACCTAAAATATACTTTGACAATTTTAGTACCGAGCTCTtccaaacatttaaatgaaaaaaacaaactattctttttattaaaaaagaataaatataaagttgaagtttcaaaataaaggtgcaTCTTAAAGATACGTATCGATATTTtaaagccttttttaacatcGTGGCCAGggacagatgaaaaatagcctttttaatcggattttaaaattatgcgttttattaatttgcactgtCCCCTTCTCGATGATAGCGGATCATTCGTCCACGATCGcttgaaaatattttatatttttatctaCTAAAGGGGGGGGGTCCTGCAGAAAAAGAATGGGAACCACTGGATTCATTGATTGACAgacataaaatgaaaacaattttaattgatattttttaatccaaaataattgtaatgttttagtaataatgttgaggtttggactgttggacaaaacaaagaTTGTGGAGGTGTACCTCTGGGCTCGGAGTAATTGTGACGCCATTTCTCACTATTTCTACAAACCAGATGAACAAATGATCTTTACCTCTCAGCTCAGTGAGAATGTCAATCTTCTGATCCAGGATTTGTTCTAGTTGAGTTGCAAATGATTCAACATCGTAGTCCACCTCCTCCGTCATTTCCAAAAGCACCTTCTCGTCTTCCAGCCAGCGGATCGACTCCTGTAAGGACACGCTGAAGTTTATACACAGCACTTCTGTGTTGTTTAAACtttataatgtaaaaaaaacaagctgATAAAGAGAAGGGGAATGAACATTTGCCCTAAATATATACTAAAATGGACATTAGATATATGGTAAATATGGTTAAACAGTCTGTATTGATCTATAtccttatcatggtcattgtgtgtgtgtgtgtgtgtgtgtgtgtgtgtgtgtgcgtgtgtgtgtgtgcgtgtgtgtctgtctgtctgtctactgtCTGTAGGTTTTTGATTCTTACAGTTATCTGTCAGGGTTTAGACACATTTTGATCGATGGATTTGCACACTTTGCACGTTAAAATAAGGCTCTTTGACTTTTCTGAGCTTCCTCTATTCCTGAAGGATCTTCTGTACCTGGAAAACGGCCCTGTGGTCCTCCAGAACCTGCTCCTCCATCTCCACCAGCTGAGAGACGGCTTCGTGGAAAGTGAAGAGCTGCGGGGAAACCTCTTCCTCCTGCAGAGAGAATGgccatgtttgtttttacttcaGTGACACTGTGACATGATGGACTGCAGTCTGCTGGAACCCAAAAAACTGTGTGGCTCTCTACAACGGCCAGTATGAACAGGAAGAATGAGTACGGCAACCAAAAACTGTTTAAATGTACATATGGGAATGTGAGTATTGTTTTAAGACTTGACCTTTCCTTTAATTGCTTTGTTAAATCAAGCCTACGTACACACGAGGGAATGAGTATCTGTTTGTCTTACGTTCTGTTCACAGAGCAGCTTCAGATCGTCTCTCTGTGGAGAACTGCCGACCCCCCACTGAGCCTCCAGCACCTCCAGCTGGTTATGTCCTCCCTGGTGGATGTCCATCGCTGCTGAAGGATCCACCGTGAGCTCCTTCACCCTGAAATAACAATATGACTATTGTAACTACTGCTGAGGTATCTGATGTAGCAAAAAGGTTGGTAGTTGCATACAATATGAGGACATGTTGCTGGGGAAAATGCTCAAAATATTTCAGTGAAACAACACACACTATAGACTGACTGCATGCAAGCCTGGATAAAATAAAAGCAGGTCAACATCAACAAATAAAACTGgtaatgcaaaataaaataaaaaaaataaaaaagcaaaagcTATCCTTTTTTACTAACTGAACAAGTGATGTTGGGCCAACATGCATTATCATTCTACTGTAAAGGCTTGTTAATACTCCGCAGCCAACAAGTACACAGACAGCTGCGACCCCACGGGCAAATACTCAATCTGTTTATACTATCcgctaggggtggggggggaaaaTCAATACacagacaataagaaaaatatagaacatCTGGCTGAGActgaaatatatatttctatagCTCTAAGCGACTTGGGGACAGGAAGCACCAAAAAGTGGTTTTAATGAGTAATGTCATGTGACAACGTGGTGGTAACTTGTTGTGAAGAGCGATGTGGAGAGAAGTGATGAGAGACGTAGTAAATCGATCGTACTCATAAGTAGGGGAGAGTTCAGAGCGACTCCCTCCACCTCCGCTCTGGGAGAAGGGAATGTCTGAGGGACTTATCCCAAACTCCTTCACTCTGGAAACACggcaggagagagacagaaaaacacaaacccaagaggaggagacaggagaggatcACATTATGCTTTGCAACTATTCTCacattaatgtaatgtaaagctttaaaaaagacaaacaatcaGACTTACCTGTTGGCATATCTCAGCgtgttcaaggtgttttcacatgACGCCATTCCAGGAGAGATGGTCGCAATCTGTGCAGGCAAACACCGTATTTATCAACAAAACGGTGCATTCGTCCACGGGAGGTACAATAATATACGCACAGCTTTGCTTCTGTCCTACCATGCATGTTCTGGAGTTTTCTCCTATGAAGGAGTCTCGCAGCACTTGGGTTAACTTGCTGGCTCTAAACGGAGTGTGAGGTTTATTTCTGCCCAGCGCTCGAATGCACTcctgtagacagacagacagacagacagacaggaacaTCATCAGTGGCAATTAGCctagaccagtgtttctcaaatgggggtacgtgtacccctaggggtactttggaggactgcaggggatACGTGTATTATTTAACAACatgtttaatagttacaaggctgttgtccagaacattgttcctctttatgtagactttttttcctaccaaaaatgtgacatttgtgtcgccttctttggacctaatcttgccttccttccctctacttccttccctctctgtcctttctcgcttttttcttcttatgtcactgtttttgaagtttttgatactattttgacctattcttgccttacttccatCCTTCTTTCtaagtttttgtcttttttacagtctccttttctcattagcatttaaatgttttttttcggtgacaaggctgttgtttagtaaatctatcactgacagcgctgtactgttcctgtttatatagacttttttttctaccgaaAAAGATTagtgctggtcagggggtagCCTAGTTGGCTTAAAGATacaattcaaaaggggtacattattgaaaaaagtttgagaaccactggaaGAGGTTGATTGATAAGGACTGAGGAGGAGACCTTTAGTGCCAGCAGGCTCTTGTTGATCTCGGCTCCTTCGAGGCGAGTCTGACGGTCCGCGCTGGATGTGTCGGCTCCTCTCTCGTTCCCCGCCAGGTCAATAAGGGAGAACTTTCCGTGCATCTTCCCCCGCCGACGGAGGATGATCTGGAAGACGGCGTGGCTCCGAGAAGAGTGAGCGTTGGCCGAGGTCTGACCAGAGGTCCTGAAGGAGACGCAGAGACACGGAGCTTATCCTCCAGGACCAGTCCAAACCTTTCAGAACAAACTTCTGCTCTTGCTGCCGTCTAATTTAAACGATGGTCTCCTACCTGCAGCTGTTTCCCACTTCGATGagtttgaggacgtcctctgtGCACTTCACCTCCCTCTCCTGTAGCCCCACCACCTGCACCTGCTGCTTCCCGTCCTCCAGGACTCGCAACTTGGTTTTGTTGTTTAGCAGGTCAAacacctttttttaaaatacaaacacaaattgGTTCAGGACTGAAAATGCATCAGGGAGTTTTTGGTCAGTTATGCTTGCATCAAAGTGTCAGAGGCAACACAAACTCAGTCTTCttcttaaataaatgtattaataaatgtGTTAAAAGACACTTGCCTTCCCGCTGTAAATCTCAAAAAATGTGGCAAAGATTTGGAGATCCAACTTCTTGTAATTTGGTTTCTTAATCATGAGAAAGACATCTCTGGCTGCACAAGGAAAGAAAAAATAGAGACTTCAAAATTCAGTCAGAAGCAGTAACCAGCAGTGAGAATCCTGTAGAGTTATGGGAGAAACTAACCAGACAGTGCATAGATCCCTTTAGAGCAGTCCTGGTTCTTTCCTGAAAAGTCCCCTCCCATCGTCTAAAACGAAGATACGagttaaaacaggaaatgggcaCTAACAGGGTTCCCAAAGGGTCTTAGAAGTATTAAAAAAGTATTACATTTAGTATTCTAAGAATTTAGGCCTTAACAGTATTACATTTTTTCTTGTCCTTTCGTACGATTAAATAAATGCTGTAAAgtaataaattaatattttgtgtGGGTAAATTcacttattttgtattttttagttTCATAGCATAAGAGATCTAAATGCAACACATATATTATTAATTTTATCTTATTagagtacaaatacttcacataaatgttttattaaattcagGTAATGTTACTCGATAATACTTCTTGGACTTAAAATCCACACTGATTTTCCATTATATGGCCGTAAAGTTGGCATAAAATTTCATCCTAAGTGGTGTAAAAAAGGTCTTTAACAGTCTTCAATTTAACTTGAAGAATCCTGCGGATACCCtgactaaaatgtttttagtTTCATTCAAAAATCAAAGCACTCACATGTGTTTTTCCACTTCCAGTTTGTCCGTAAGCAAAACAAGTCGCCATCCCCCGCTCGAAAATGGTTTCAACCAGCGGCTGAGCAGTGAACCTGACAGAGAAGATTATTTCAAAACGTCTTTTATTTATTCCATATTGAACATTTTAGGGTTCTATAGAGAAACAAATTACCTGTAAACCATTTCATTGGTGGAGTTCTCATCGAAGGCGTAGTCGAATCGGAACGTTTGGTTCTCCAGGTAGCGGGTCAGGTCGACTTTCTGCTTCGGCTCGTGGACCATTACCACGTCCTTACTGGGAATGGTGATCACATCCAAATCCTTCATTGTCAACTCTACGGAGACGTGGACAAATACTTTTTATTACAATTTCTGTTAATGAGTAAACGTATGCTACAAAAAGATGGCACTTATTAAAACTGTTCAGACAAGGCGACTTTTAGAGGCATAACATTTGCTTTGCTTTCTGTCCAAACACATCGGTTGTATAAAGCTACTCTGATTACCTTTTTTATTGAGTGGACGCgcccgtacacacacacatatcctgtGCTCCTCGATCTGAAACATCAAAAGGTACAGATAAATTGGACTTTACATCATTTCTCAGGACATGCAGTCCTTTATGCACATGCATACCATGTTGCAGACATTGCAAAGAGTTTAgacatttaacacatttatttCCCCTCAAGTAGCTGTAAATTTGGAAAAATCAACTTATTCCACGCTGACAGTTTCacttttgcaacattgttgattgttcgagataaacaataaataaatcaaatcaaatataaAAGGCATCATcttctaaaaaaagaatgacatttacattttaaagtgcagttttctactgatattttctttcaatcagtgtctttcgcgatatgccGCAGCCTTTCGTGATATGGTTATTGCCCcaattggggatcaataaagtatctatctatctatctatctatatggcgatgacgattaaaaaaacgatatattgtgcagccctacttaaaTCACTGCTCAACTATCTGGACACCCTCACTTGTTTGTATTAAGTGAATCTGGAAACCCGTCTCTAAACCAGACTCACCAGGTCGTTACTGGTTAAAGGCCTGTAGTCCAGACTGGCTCTGAAGTCTCTGATCATACACATGATTTCGTAGTTTGGTAAATTGACATCCACCTCCTGAAATGCAACAAAAAGCCAAAAGTAA
The Sander lucioperca isolate FBNREF2018 chromosome 14, SLUC_FBN_1.2, whole genome shotgun sequence genome window above contains:
- the LOC116051051 gene encoding kinesin-like protein KIF2A, coding for MAGVFGKIFVGIYVEIKRSDGRIHQAMVTSLHEDNDSVTVEWIENGDTKGKEIDLESVFALNPDVVPDEEIPQSPEAPLPPSNAAKTSKLPKTKRSTAIPKAENPPRENRAAAVGTTRARPSQQSQAAEPPPPAIAPQSALNQSLLQLQNARRKSNCVKEVEKLQEKREKRRLQQQELREKRAQEVDVNLPNYEIMCMIRDFRASLDYRPLTSNDLIEEHRICVCVRARPLNKKELTMKDLDVITIPSKDVVMVHEPKQKVDLTRYLENQTFRFDYAFDENSTNEMVYRFTAQPLVETIFERGMATCFAYGQTGSGKTHTMGGDFSGKNQDCSKGIYALSARDVFLMIKKPNYKKLDLQIFATFFEIYSGKVFDLLNNKTKLRVLEDGKQQVQVVGLQEREVKCTEDVLKLIEVGNSCRTSGQTSANAHSSRSHAVFQIILRRRGKMHGKFSLIDLAGNERGADTSSADRQTRLEGAEINKSLLALKECIRALGRNKPHTPFRASKLTQVLRDSFIGENSRTCMIATISPGMASCENTLNTLRYANRVKEFGISPSDIPFSQSGGGGSRSELSPTYEVKELTVDPSAAMDIHQGGHNQLEVLEAQWGVGSSPQRDDLKLLCEQNEEEVSPQLFTFHEAVSQLVEMEEQVLEDHRAVFQESIRWLEDEKVLLEMTEEVDYDVESFATQLEQILDQKIDILTELRDKVKSFRSALQEEEQASQQITPKRPRAL